One stretch of Rana temporaria chromosome 10, aRanTem1.1, whole genome shotgun sequence DNA includes these proteins:
- the PAFAH1B3 gene encoding platelet-activating factor acetylhydrolase IB subunit alpha1 isoform X2 yields the protein MSDSNENPAAVPTLLPDVQGDGRWMSMHNHFVSSSKDKEPEVVFIGDSNVQLMHQFEIWRDLFSPMHALNFGGLGEGTQHVLWRMENGELKHIKPKIIVLWVGTFNQGNTAEQISGGIQAIVRCMQQRQPQAKVVVLSLLPRGKNPNPLRDRNKQVNELLAEAMPSMPNAMLFDLDPGFVHSDGTISHNDLYDYLHLSRQGYARICQPLHKKLLQMLEGGGVPAPQ from the exons ATGAGTGACAGTAATGAGAACCCCGCCGCGGTCCCCACCCTTCTGCCGGATGTGCAGGGGGATGGACGCTGGATGTCTATG CACAATCACTTTGTGTCGAGCAGCAAAGACAAGGAGCCCGAGGTCGTGTTCATAGGAGATTCTAATGTCCAGCTGATGCATCAGTTCGAG ATTTGGAGGGATCTCTTCTCCCCTATGCACGCCCTGAACTTTGGAGGATTGGGCGAGGGCACCCAGCATGTATTATGGAGAATGGAGAACGGGGAACTGAAACACATCAAACCAAAG ATTATTGTGCTTTGGGTGGGCACATTCAACCAGGGAAACACTGCAGAGCAGATTTCAGGGGGTATTCAAGCCATTGTCCGATGCATGCAGCAGAGGCAGCCTCAAGCCAAGGTCGTGGTGCTG AGTTTGCTGCCGCGAGGGAAAAACCCGAACCCCTTACGGGACAGGAACAAGCAGGTGAATGAGCTGCTAGCAGAAGCCATGCCCTCCATGCCCAACGCCATGCTCTTTGATCTGGATCCTGGGTTTGTGCATTCTGACGGCACCATCAGTCACAACGACCTGTACGATTACCTCCACCTGAGCCGCCAGGGATACGCTCGCATCTGTCAGCCGCTGCACAAAAAACTGCTGCAGATGCTGGAGGGCGGAGGGGTGCCGGCTCCACAATAG
- the PAFAH1B3 gene encoding platelet-activating factor acetylhydrolase IB subunit alpha1 isoform X1 produces the protein MSDSNENPAAVPTLLPDVQGDGRWMSMHNHFVSSSKDKEPEVVFIGDSNVQLMHQFEVKIWRDLFSPMHALNFGGLGEGTQHVLWRMENGELKHIKPKIIVLWVGTFNQGNTAEQISGGIQAIVRCMQQRQPQAKVVVLSLLPRGKNPNPLRDRNKQVNELLAEAMPSMPNAMLFDLDPGFVHSDGTISHNDLYDYLHLSRQGYARICQPLHKKLLQMLEGGGVPAPQ, from the exons ATGAGTGACAGTAATGAGAACCCCGCCGCGGTCCCCACCCTTCTGCCGGATGTGCAGGGGGATGGACGCTGGATGTCTATG CACAATCACTTTGTGTCGAGCAGCAAAGACAAGGAGCCCGAGGTCGTGTTCATAGGAGATTCTAATGTCCAGCTGATGCATCAGTTCGAGGTAAAA ATTTGGAGGGATCTCTTCTCCCCTATGCACGCCCTGAACTTTGGAGGATTGGGCGAGGGCACCCAGCATGTATTATGGAGAATGGAGAACGGGGAACTGAAACACATCAAACCAAAG ATTATTGTGCTTTGGGTGGGCACATTCAACCAGGGAAACACTGCAGAGCAGATTTCAGGGGGTATTCAAGCCATTGTCCGATGCATGCAGCAGAGGCAGCCTCAAGCCAAGGTCGTGGTGCTG AGTTTGCTGCCGCGAGGGAAAAACCCGAACCCCTTACGGGACAGGAACAAGCAGGTGAATGAGCTGCTAGCAGAAGCCATGCCCTCCATGCCCAACGCCATGCTCTTTGATCTGGATCCTGGGTTTGTGCATTCTGACGGCACCATCAGTCACAACGACCTGTACGATTACCTCCACCTGAGCCGCCAGGGATACGCTCGCATCTGTCAGCCGCTGCACAAAAAACTGCTGCAGATGCTGGAGGGCGGAGGGGTGCCGGCTCCACAATAG